GGTCTATTGGCTGTGCTAGGTTTACAAGCCTTCTTATTGGCGGTGCCGTCTGCCTATCTGGTGTTGAAAATTTTTGGTGGTATCTATTTGCTGTATTTGGCGTTTAAAATTATTAAACATGCCAAAGAACCGATGCAAACGCATAATGATGCCAATCAACAAATGTCGTTACGCCGTGCGTTTTTCACCGGTTTAATCACACAGTTGTCTAATCCCAAAATTGCGATTGTTCTGGCGAGTATCTTCACTGCGTTGTTGCCAAAAGACATTCCGAGCTATTTTTACGTAGTGTTGCCTTTACTGTGTTTCTTTATTGATGCAGGTTGGTGTTCACTGTTGGCGGTGGCACTGTCTTCTGAGAAACCACGCCGTGTCTATTTGAAATTTAAAGCGGTTTTCGACCGTCTTGCCGGTGGTGTGATGACCATCTTGGGTCTAAAACTGATTTTCGGAATGAAATAATCAAGCACTTAGCTTTATATAACCCGAATCCTGTTTAAGCCGATGACTCCATAATTTGAATTGTTGGCTTATTTTTATGGATCAGTTGATATGCACACAAGGACGCGTAAATCCCTCCTAGAAATCCATGAACACTACGTGCTTTGCTTGTCACTAAATTGTACTGACCTTTCAATAAACTGAATAAAGTCTCTATCTTATTGCGCTGTTTTAAGTGATATCTATCTGAATCAGAAAGTTGTATAGCCTGCATATTTTTTCGATGATAGGTAATTAAATCAATGCCTTGCTCTTTCAACCTACTCTTCAGTTCTTGACTAATATAGCCACGATCTCCATACAACTTTGCTTCCATCTCTTTAACGAGTCTCTCAACCATTTTTATGTCAGCAACATGTCCATTCGATAAAGCAGAACAAGCAATTTCCCCAAATTGGTTCATTGCAATGTGCAATTTACAGCCATAAAACCAGCCCATTGAACTTTTACCACGAGATGCAATTTTAGCTAAAGATTTATGGCGTTGAATACGTTGATTTTTACAAACTGGCAAAGTCGTTGAATCAATCCATAAATATTGTGTATCTTGGTCTTTCATTAGCGCCACATGTAAAGCGTGTAGAGCTAATTGATGTCTATTGATCAGATGAATCATCCGTTGGTAACAGGGTAAGCTTTTAAATAAATGATTTTTATCCTGTTTCAACCATGTGAAAAATGCTTTGAAATTATTGAAATGAGAACATTTATACCAGATCGCAATAAAAGTGATTTCTGAGATACTCAAATGAGCGGTTCGGACTCTGGAGAAACGACGACTTTGTTTAAGAAAATTCCAGTAGGTTGTTTCAAATTTGAGAAAGAAATCATCAATTACGCAAAATAATTCGGTACTATTAAACATCGGGACTAGAGTTTTAAGTTTTGTGTGGTAACTCAACTGATGGCTCTAGTCCTTCTATTTTTCAAGTTAATTTCTTATCCGCGATTCAGGTTTATATATTGTCTAACAATACGTACTTTGTGACCCTTAATCACATTGTGCAGTCCTGATCGGCTATGAACTTTAATGCGACATCACAGTAGGGTAGAAATATGTCTTTCTCCCTGAGTGATGTATGCAAACTCTTCTAAGAAGTAAACCTCAAAATAAAACCGTCCAACACAAAGTCAAATACCGCCTTGGACAATTGGGCACCAAATTTTTAGGTGCTGTGCCTGCATGTAAACAGGCGAATCTTCCACGTGATTATAATTTTGATGCGCATGTGTTCCATCCGCAATTTGCCAGTACTCATTACGGCATCATGATTCCAGATTTACCTGAGCCGTATCGCTATTTGTCTTATGCCTCTGTCATTGGTGATGTGGGGGCAAAGATCACTAAAGTCTGTCCAACATTGTGCCCGCATACGCCTGCAAATACCGCCACTTTGGTGCATGGTACAGCCTTGTCAGATGCCAAAGAAGCTTATCGGATTTACTCGATTGAAGAGCAACTTCAGTTCCAACAAAGCCCGTTTCGAATCGATTTTGCCGAAGATTCCTCGCTGTATGAACAAGACGGGACATACCGTCTGGTATCTAATCTTGAAGATTTAAAAGTCGATTTAACCTTAACCCCCACCGATGCTTTGACTTGGTTTGCTCACAGTCAAATCTATCAGCATTTTAGTGTGCTGATGCGTTATACCGGCACGATTACCCAACAGGGTCATACGGTTGAAGTTTCAGGTTTGTGTACGCTTGAGCATTGGAAAGCCATAGCAGTATCGATGTTGCCAGAGCGCTTTTTATCACGTCATTTGACCTTGCCTTTGAACTCATTTACTTATCAAGTGATTAATTTAGATGATGAATCACAATTGGTGTTGGCATTTGTGGGGGCATTTGGTCAGCCGGCTTACACTGCCGTGTCGTACCGTCATGTCGATGGTACATCTATTCAATATGATGATGCTTTTTTTGAAGTGGTGGCTTTAAAAACCGAGTCGATGATGACCCCTGATGGTCATGCGATGGAAGTTCCGCAGTCGTTTCGTTGGGTGGTGCATCATCAAGGGGAAAAGGTATTAGAGCTTTTAGCAGTGGTGGATACGCCGTATTGTTATGGTTTGGCAGCGGGGTATGTAAGTAGTTATCAATGGACAGGGGAGTTTAAAGGTCAAAAGGCTGAGGGACGAGGATATTTGGAGTTTATTGATCGGCGTTGAATGATTAACTGGGGATAATATTCAACAGTCATTTTTCATCATCTTGTTCAGATGAGTCATGATTTTGTTTGAGCATGTCAGAAGCTACACGGGCAGGTGAGTCTACAGGTTCGTCTTCAATCAGTTTTGAAAAATCAACCATTTTAAAACTTCCAGTTTCACAGTTCGCTAGTTTACATACTTCTTCTTGATAAGCATCTTCGCCCATTGATTTAATCGCCTGTTCTTTCCAATATTGAGCCTTTTCTTCGTCTTGTTGTTCAATCGGACGTCTAAAATTGTATTCATCTACCAATGTGCGCTGTGCGATAGGAGAACCTTGATGACCTGCCTTTTCTAAATAAGTCATATATTGTGGTGAATGATCACCATAATATTGCGCCAATAAATAAGATGCATAAGCATTATCTTGATCCGATAAGTACTCAATGGGTTTGAGATCTAACTCATTTCTTATTTCATCATTTTGGAAAAAGAGTACATATTCCAATAATGCCATGGAAGCAGATTGATCACCTTTTTGGATATCGCTTTTAAGATGTTTTATATAGCTAGCAGTTTGTTGCTCAAAATAAGTTTTCAGCTTTGTTTCTTTGCCTTCTTTTAACAGTGTGGTTAATTCTTTAGAGTACTCTGGGGATATCGGATCATTGGGGTCTGACATATAGGCATTTAATAGTTTTTGGTAGCGGTCTTTTACGCTTTGCACATTAGCG
The sequence above is drawn from the Acinetobacter lanii genome and encodes:
- a CDS encoding LysE family translocator; the encoded protein is MDSLLILGSIALALMLGAMSPGPTSIYVAKNSISISRQHGLFTALGTGTGAAVFGLLAVLGLQAFLLAVPSAYLVLKIFGGIYLLYLAFKIIKHAKEPMQTHNDANQQMSLRRAFFTGLITQLSNPKIAIVLASIFTALLPKDIPSYFYVVLPLLCFFIDAGWCSLLAVALSSEKPRRVYLKFKAVFDRLAGGVMTILGLKLIFGMK
- a CDS encoding IS982 family transposase encodes the protein MFNSTELFCVIDDFFLKFETTYWNFLKQSRRFSRVRTAHLSISEITFIAIWYKCSHFNNFKAFFTWLKQDKNHLFKSLPCYQRMIHLINRHQLALHALHVALMKDQDTQYLWIDSTTLPVCKNQRIQRHKSLAKIASRGKSSMGWFYGCKLHIAMNQFGEIACSALSNGHVADIKMVERLVKEMEAKLYGDRGYISQELKSRLKEQGIDLITYHRKNMQAIQLSDSDRYHLKQRNKIETLFSLLKGQYNLVTSKARSVHGFLGGIYASLCAYQLIHKNKPTIQIMESSA
- a CDS encoding DUF6670 family protein translates to MQTLLRSKPQNKTVQHKVKYRLGQLGTKFLGAVPACKQANLPRDYNFDAHVFHPQFASTHYGIMIPDLPEPYRYLSYASVIGDVGAKITKVCPTLCPHTPANTATLVHGTALSDAKEAYRIYSIEEQLQFQQSPFRIDFAEDSSLYEQDGTYRLVSNLEDLKVDLTLTPTDALTWFAHSQIYQHFSVLMRYTGTITQQGHTVEVSGLCTLEHWKAIAVSMLPERFLSRHLTLPLNSFTYQVINLDDESQLVLAFVGAFGQPAYTAVSYRHVDGTSIQYDDAFFEVVALKTESMMTPDGHAMEVPQSFRWVVHHQGEKVLELLAVVDTPYCYGLAAGYVSSYQWTGEFKGQKAEGRGYLEFIDRR
- a CDS encoding SEL1-like repeat protein, giving the protein MKALLLLLTCIVSTLSIASVNETNYTFSANVQSVKDRYQKLLNAYMSDPNDPISPEYSKELTTLLKEGKETKLKTYFEQQTASYIKHLKSDIQKGDQSASMALLEYVLFFQNDEIRNELDLKPIEYLSDQDNAYASYLLAQYYGDHSPQYMTYLEKAGHQGSPIAQRTLVDEYNFRRPIEQQDEEKAQYWKEQAIKSMGEDAYQEEVCKLANCETGSFKMVDFSKLIEDEPVDSPARVASDMLKQNHDSSEQDDEK